One genomic region from Penaeus monodon isolate SGIC_2016 chromosome 24, NSTDA_Pmon_1, whole genome shotgun sequence encodes:
- the LOC119588858 gene encoding uncharacterized protein LOC119588858, with the protein MAANGIDIKKVVIPADNTSDIVSSRGAARGLFLAPQKLGEVDLKAEVRPKVAGELTVEQLMQLAQQLENEIESQKEEYYKVVSLGQSAISETSTIGESAKESEQQVAGITSRWEALNAMLIEIRTRITFLTQKKKVTTQLSDLEVQYEGFLRWCEDVRTVSENEPNAVSLQIEQCQVSAVNAAMESHESEISALKVACEALDSNFAQETQPVMEQVQIFITKWEALKISTIMALCFSQNTKFSNVKE; encoded by the exons ATGGCAGCTAATGGTATTGACATTAAGAAAGTTGTCATTCCTGCGGATAATACAAGTGACATAGTGAGCTcaa ggggggcaGCCAGAGGACTTTTCTTGGCTCCCCAAAAACTGGGTGAGGTGGATCTTAAAGCAGAGGTTAGGCCCAAGGTTGCAGGAGAATTGACCGTAGAACAGCTAATGCAGCTTGCTCAGCAGCTTGAAAATGAG ATTGAAAGTCAAAAAGAAGAGTATTATAAAGTTGTAAGCCTTGGCCAATCAGCTATATCAGAAACATCAACTATTGGTGAATCTGCCAAAGAAAGTGAACAACAAGTTGCAGGAATTACAAGTCGCTGGGAAGCTCTGAATGCAATGCTTATTGAGATCAG AACTCGCATAACCTTCTTGACACAGAAGAAGAAAGTAACAACACAACTCAGTGACCTTGAAGTACAATATGAGGGCTTCCTGAGATGGTGTGAAGATGTCCGCACAGTAAGCGAGAATGAGCCAAATGCTGTCTCTCTTCAGATTGAGCAGTGCCAGGTTAGTGCTGTCAATGCag CCATGGAGAGTCATGAATCAGAGATTAGTGCTCTAAAGGTAGCATGTGAAGCACTTGATAGCAACTTTGCACAGGAAACACAACCAGTGATGGAACAAGTTCAGATTTTTATTACTAAGTGGGAAGCTCTTAAAATAAG TACAATTATGGCATTGTGTTTTTCTCAGAATACAAAGTTTTCAAAtgttaaagaataa
- the LOC119588859 gene encoding dystrophin-like, producing MPVSIIEAQTQRVFLKTLVGPTTDLLREQIAAHQSLQEDLESEQANINSLSNMVVVVDESSSDSAYSSLEDELNALGERWAHICRWAESRWKTLQTLSVHWTHYEQEMNKMGEWMNEKESLLREVESNPSSDQEHILRQASMLQILQARGKYNIAFLNICKKRVPKF from the exons ATGCCTGTCAGTATCATTGAAGCTCAGACACAGAGA GTCTTCTTGAAGACTTTG GTTGGACCAACAACAGATCTGCTTAGAGAACAAATTGCAGCTCACCAAAGTCTTCAAGAAGACCTGGAAAGTGAACAAGCTAACATCAACTCCCTCTCCAACATGGTGGTGGTTGTTGATGAGAGTAGCTCAGACAGTG CTTATTCATCATTGGAAGATGAATTGAATGCCTTGGGAGAAAGATGGGCCCATATCTGCAGATGGGCTGAATCACGCTGGAAAACTTTGCAG ACATTATCTGTTCACTGGACACACTATGAACAAGAAATGAACAAGATGGGAGAGTGGATGAATGAAAAAGAATCATTATTACGTGAGGTAGAAAGTAACCCATCTTCGGATCAGGAGCACATCCTTCGTCAAGCAAGCATGCTCCAG ATTCTGCAAGCAAGAGGAAAGTACAACATCGCCTTTTTGAACATTTGCAAGAAGAGAGTGCCAAAGTTTTAA